A section of the Heptranchias perlo isolate sHepPer1 chromosome 44, sHepPer1.hap1, whole genome shotgun sequence genome encodes:
- the dap3 gene encoding 28S ribosomal protein S29, mitochondrial isoform X2, translating to MVVKSLREIAKLGRLANHGCPFHHSSGVSESGTAAQMVTAAGRPVSVFRTSETDPGLHSEQHEGLHYTISPSDLKTIFPHGLTRRFQQQIKTFNEACVMVRRPALELVGYLKATNYSYPAIRYVIYGQRGCGKTLTLCNAVHHCAKQDWLILHVPDAYLWVKNCKELMQSSHNQARFDQPLEASTWLKNFKITNERFLKQLKTQQKYVWSKREATEEGRPLGEVVDQGLTRVKNASDAVGVLFKELKAQCLPDSYRMLVAVDGVNALWGPTTMKKEDRSQVLADELTLIHNLKKLVNNDWSGGAVVTTLTQTGALNTAHLSYLPHELLRKEGFDAMDPFVPIQVMNYSQKEFESCYQYYIDRKWIQHEKACTEEGKQEIIFLCNYNPGTLDRICSSL from the exons GCTAACCACGGCTGTCCGTTTCATCACAGCTCTGGTGTGTCGGAGTCCGGCACTGCAGCACAGATGGTCACAGCAGCCGGGAGACCCGTGTCTGTTTTCAGGACGAGTGAGACAGATCCT GGACTACACAGTGAGCAGCACGAGGGGCTGCACTAcaccatctctcccagtgatctGAAAACCATCTTCCCTCACGGCCTGACTCGACGCTTCCAGCAGCAG ATTAAGACTTTCAATGAGGCGTGTGTCATGGTTCGACGGCCAGCACTGGAGCTGGTCGGTTATTTAAAAGCCACTAATTATTCATACCCAGCCATTCGTTATGTTATCT ATGGTCAGAGAGGATGCGGGAAAACACTCACCTTGTGTAACGCAGTCCATCACTGTGCCAAGCAGGACTGGTTAATACTGCACGTCCCAGACG CCTATTTGTGGGTTAAAAACTGTAAGGAACTGATGCAGTCGTCCCATAACCAGGCTCGCTTTGACCAGCCCTTGGAGGCCTCAACGTGGCTGAAGAACTTCAAGATTACCAATGAGCGATTCTTAAAGCAG CTAAAAACCCAACAGAAATATGTGTGGAGCAAGCGGGAGGCGACCGAGGAGGGAAGACCTTTGGGTGAAGTGGTGGACCAG ggtCTAACGAGAGTGAAGAACGCCAGTGATGCAGTGGGCGTCCTGTTCAAAGAGCTGAAGGCGCAGTGTTTACCCGACTCGTATCGGATGCTGGTGGCGGTCGATGGGGTCAACGCACTCTGGGGACCGACCACCATGAAGAAGGAGGACAGGAGTCAG GTGCTTGCAGACGAGCTCACTCTGATCCACAATTTGAAGAAACTGGTGAATAATGACTGG TCTGGCGGAGCGGTGGTCACAACGCTGACACAGACTGGAGCGCTGAATACCGCACACTTGTCCTACCTGCCTCACGAGCTGCTGAGGAAG GAAGGCTTTGATGCCATGGACCCCTTTGTTCCAATTCAAGTGATGAATTACAGTCAGAAGGAGTTTGAGAGCTGCTATCAATATTACATCGACCGCAAGTGGATTCAGCACGAGAAGG CTTGTACAGAAGAGGGGAAGCAGGAGATAATCTTCCTCTGCAACTACAACCCAGGAACGTTGGACAGAATCTGCAGCTCCCTCTGA
- the dap3 gene encoding 28S ribosomal protein S29, mitochondrial isoform X1 — MGMVVKSLREIAKLGRLANHGCPFHHSSGVSESGTAAQMVTAAGRPVSVFRTSETDPGLHSEQHEGLHYTISPSDLKTIFPHGLTRRFQQQIKTFNEACVMVRRPALELVGYLKATNYSYPAIRYVIYGQRGCGKTLTLCNAVHHCAKQDWLILHVPDAYLWVKNCKELMQSSHNQARFDQPLEASTWLKNFKITNERFLKQLKTQQKYVWSKREATEEGRPLGEVVDQGLTRVKNASDAVGVLFKELKAQCLPDSYRMLVAVDGVNALWGPTTMKKEDRSQVLADELTLIHNLKKLVNNDWSGGAVVTTLTQTGALNTAHLSYLPHELLRKEGFDAMDPFVPIQVMNYSQKEFESCYQYYIDRKWIQHEKACTEEGKQEIIFLCNYNPGTLDRICSSL, encoded by the exons GCTAACCACGGCTGTCCGTTTCATCACAGCTCTGGTGTGTCGGAGTCCGGCACTGCAGCACAGATGGTCACAGCAGCCGGGAGACCCGTGTCTGTTTTCAGGACGAGTGAGACAGATCCT GGACTACACAGTGAGCAGCACGAGGGGCTGCACTAcaccatctctcccagtgatctGAAAACCATCTTCCCTCACGGCCTGACTCGACGCTTCCAGCAGCAG ATTAAGACTTTCAATGAGGCGTGTGTCATGGTTCGACGGCCAGCACTGGAGCTGGTCGGTTATTTAAAAGCCACTAATTATTCATACCCAGCCATTCGTTATGTTATCT ATGGTCAGAGAGGATGCGGGAAAACACTCACCTTGTGTAACGCAGTCCATCACTGTGCCAAGCAGGACTGGTTAATACTGCACGTCCCAGACG CCTATTTGTGGGTTAAAAACTGTAAGGAACTGATGCAGTCGTCCCATAACCAGGCTCGCTTTGACCAGCCCTTGGAGGCCTCAACGTGGCTGAAGAACTTCAAGATTACCAATGAGCGATTCTTAAAGCAG CTAAAAACCCAACAGAAATATGTGTGGAGCAAGCGGGAGGCGACCGAGGAGGGAAGACCTTTGGGTGAAGTGGTGGACCAG ggtCTAACGAGAGTGAAGAACGCCAGTGATGCAGTGGGCGTCCTGTTCAAAGAGCTGAAGGCGCAGTGTTTACCCGACTCGTATCGGATGCTGGTGGCGGTCGATGGGGTCAACGCACTCTGGGGACCGACCACCATGAAGAAGGAGGACAGGAGTCAG GTGCTTGCAGACGAGCTCACTCTGATCCACAATTTGAAGAAACTGGTGAATAATGACTGG TCTGGCGGAGCGGTGGTCACAACGCTGACACAGACTGGAGCGCTGAATACCGCACACTTGTCCTACCTGCCTCACGAGCTGCTGAGGAAG GAAGGCTTTGATGCCATGGACCCCTTTGTTCCAATTCAAGTGATGAATTACAGTCAGAAGGAGTTTGAGAGCTGCTATCAATATTACATCGACCGCAAGTGGATTCAGCACGAGAAGG CTTGTACAGAAGAGGGGAAGCAGGAGATAATCTTCCTCTGCAACTACAACCCAGGAACGTTGGACAGAATCTGCAGCTCCCTCTGA